The segment TTCATCACCTTGGTTAAAAGACAGTCTTCACAATGAATAAGTCTCCATGCTTGCTTAGCTAGCAACGCTTGATTAAAACACTCCAAATCTTTAAAGCCCAAACCACCACTCTCCTTTGGCAAACACATTTTATCCCAACTTAACCAGTGAATCTTCCTCTTGTGTTCCACTGAGCTCCACCAGAAATTTGCTATCGCACTAGTTAGATTAGAACAAACTGTTTTAGGCAGTTTATAACAGGACATAGCCGATACGGGTACGGCCGAGGCAACAGCCTTAATCATCACCTCCTTACCACCTTGAGAAAGTGTTCTTGCATGCCATCCTGAGATTATCTTACTCATTCTTTCTTTGATGTAGGAGAACAACTGGACCTTTGAACCTTTCAAACAATCCGGTAGGCCCAAATATTTCGAGTTCCCTCCCTCAGCATCAATACCAAGCTTCTGTCTAACGAAGATTCTCTTCTCTTCAGGTACCTTCTTCCCAAACGTTATTGTAGACTTTGCACGATTAATCAACTGTCCTGTAACTTGACCATATCTCATCAAAAGGCTCCATAAAGCTCCACTCTGTTCTTCATTTGCTTTACAAGCAAACAAACAGTCATCAGCAAACAAAAGGTGATGCACATTAGGTCACATGATATTCTTACTGTTTACATACTTAGTCTGAATATATGGGATTCAGCCAAACTCAAATCAAAACCAACAAGGTTGGATGTTGCAATTGGTTTACAGATACATGTCACGCCAAACAGGGCCGGTTTACTTGGGACACGAGCCCGGCTCCTCCTTATAATAATAGTTaatgttcaatttttttatacatctatatttttatatatgaaaaaattataaatataataaataaaattgaaaagaaactaaaattatttaaaattatacaaaatattactgactaattaaattttaaaaatattttaaacattatttgaatataaaatttagagagtattttttttttagtccTAGGACCTGTTAAGCCGACCCTGACACCAAAAAGGGACATTCAATTCGTATTTTCCAGTTCAGTACGGGTTCTGTATCATGTTGCTTTCCTTTTTTCTATTACACACGTGTTTATTTCCCCTATATAATCTCTCGCGCATGATTAAAGCTTACGCTATTCTCGCTATCCCCTGCTACATTGCTTCCCTAGGGTTTTCGACTTCATCGTCGACCTTCGATCATAACCGCACCAAACCAATGGTGGCTGCTAGACATGACCGGCCAGTGAATGTTCCTCTCGTGTCTCCGTCTCACTCGTTTGCGTCTGAAGACGAAGATCCCATGTCAAAGGTCGTCAGCTTAAGCTCAACTTCAAAGCGTGAGGTTAAAAACTTGAAGCTAAAACTAATCTCCGAGGTGGATAAAGTTAGGATCGTAATCACAAGGTTCGATCCCCAAGGCGGAAACAAGAAAATAGAAACAGTTAAGAAGAGCGGGCATGGAGGTACGGTTCATATTTTCAGGAACTGTAACAACTTGCTTAGGAAGTTGATGACGCATAAGTATGGATGGGTGTTCAATGTCCCAGTGGATGCTGAAGGACTTTGCTTGCGTGATTACCACACCATCGTTAAAGAGCCTATGGATTTGGGTACAGTGAAGTCTAAGTTGGGGGAGGGTTTGTATAACTCACCGTTGGATTTCGCTGAGGATGTGAGACTTACTTTTAACAATGCCATCTTGTATAATCCAATGGGGAATGATGTGCATAGTATGGCTAAGTTTTTACTGAGTATGTTTGAGGAGAAGTGGGTTTCCATTGAAGTGCAGCTTGATAGTCTTCCCATTGTAGACCCATTACCAGCTCCTACAGTACTCAAGGATAGGACTTTGGAGAGAGTAGAGTCTATGACAACACCAGTGGAGACTCCTGTTGATAATAGGGACCTTACGCTGGATGAGAAACGGAGACTCATCGAAGAGCTTCAGGACTTGCCTTGTGACAAACTAGAGACAGTTGTTCAGATTATAAAGAAGAGTAATCCAGAACTCTCTCAACAAGACGATGATGAGATTGAGCTGGATATTGACAGTCTTGACATTCAAACGCTTTGGGAGCTGTATAGATTTGTGACTGGGTATAAGGAGAGCTTGAATAATAGAAAAGAGGATCAGGGGTTTGGTTCAGAAAGAGATGCTGAATCTGCTCACAATATTATCCAAGAACCGGCCGGTAATATTTGCTTCAATAGCTAAATGTTTGTTTTCAGGTCTTTATGCTCTTTATTGATTCTAGCTCATATCATTGTCTCCTCTTTTGCTTTCATAGACCACTTTAGCACTTAGTATTTATTCTCACACAAAAAAATGGGATAATGATTATTCAAGTAGTTCTTATTTCTAATAGTTCTAGAAGTGACACATGATCTTGCTCTAGTGGTAAACTTTGAAACTGATCTGTGTAGGCTCTTTCACCTTATCAGGATCACAGCTCACATCACTTTTCTTCTTTGATCTGCAGATTCTGACAGTGATAGCTCCTCGGGACGTGGATTAGATGCTGGCAATTAGGGTTGACAAGTTAAAAAAAAGTGGTTAGCTTAATTATAGTCAGAGTACGTTGTTACCCATCTCTTTTAATAGCACAGTTAGAATTTTTCTACGTCTATCACTTTTCACGTTCGGATTGTTATctgtttttggatttttttttaactttacaGAAAGAAGCTgaacaatatatttttagatgTCTTTGTCTCTTGTCATTGATGtaataaacatatttttgttcCACTGCGTCTTCGTTTGGAACAATTGAAAGTTTGATTTTTAGAACAATAGGTTTCTTATTTATCATAAtcatcagaaaaaaatataatggatGCCTTAACTTCGAtagaaaagaagagagaaggaATATGAGCAGCTTGCAATATGGTCCGGAGCATTGGTTTTGATGTGATCAACACTATAAGAAACATGCGACAACATCTCCATACCCCAAAGGCTCATAGTCAAATGTACCATTTGCATCAGAAAGATTCTAAGTTGGAGCTATTGTATTTGTAGATAATAAGGCTCTCTtaacagtatatatatataccaagaTCCAATCTGGTTATCAATCAGTGAATTGAAAGAGAAGTAGTATTCAATCTTATGACAATATAAGACTGAatatcttttcttcttcaacagGATGAACCTATAATCTATGGCCACTTGTTCTGAAACCAGCCATTAGTGCTGAAAACAAGTTAAAAGCATCCCATCATCTTTAAAAGCAATACTAGTGATATTTATACTATAGATGATATACACATCATACAACAGCGTCAAGCGCACCTCAACAACTGACCAATGATATGCGACATCACATGTCAACCCTCGACTCATGTATACGGGATCTGATTAAAGAAATGCACCACCTTGTACAGTGTCGGCTCTTGACCATGGCAGTAGGGGCAATGGCCATGGGTCTTTGGGCTCAGAATTTTATTTAGTGTGATTTTAGTAGTAATAAAAGGCCCACATTAATTTGTTAAAGAGAAAATAGCTAGTaactttataacaaaaaaaccaAGGTgcacattattttttttagtgtGTATTGTCTTTCGTATTTAAAGGAACTCATacctattttttatttgttgtggATTATTGAAATTCTTTAGTTGAACTTAAATACAgtgaaaaaatgtttaaaatatggccttttttttttatgtttgccCAAGGCTATTAGATTGTTTAATACGGGTCTGACCTTGTAACTCTTAACGAATCTATAACCTTCATAGTTCATATCAAGACAAAAACATTATGGTATCAAGGCATTATTAACTTATTCGATATTGTGATGGtcccaaagaaagaaagaaataaaatatagtaaattACAATTTTACCCTTATAGAGTGAGAAAAAGGGGAAGgcgtttttttcttctctcgTTCCTCCattttctagagagagagagagaagagaaatcAATCATCGATCAAAGTGGTTCAATCGATGAAGAAAACTATCTGAATGGAATGTGAATCGATGGATTTGGTTATGGTGATGACGCGATCTTCGACTCTGTGATTACGATTTGGAAGCTCAGATTTTGTAATTCGGATTATCTACgccaaaaaaggaaaaaaagaaatgaaCGGTGCCGCTGCTTCCTCCGCCGGTTCTCCTCTGGAGTGGAGATTCTCTCAGGTCTTCGGCGAGCGAACCGCCGGAGAAGAAGTCCAGGAAGGTAATCATTGGCGTAAGGCGTTAGAGATTTGAGTTTTAGATCCGGAGGTTATTTGAGAACTAGTGATTTGGTTTGGATCTGATTTTGGATGATAGTGGGATTAGTGAGTTATTGCTTCCACTGATTACTTGATTAGTGAGAGCTTTTGATGAATCTCTGTGACTTGTGTTTGTAAAGATTTTCACTGTGAGTAGATAGAAGAGAGTATTCGAGCTGCAGTGTATGGTTTTAATGTGTTTTCGCTCTTACAATTTAGTGATGAATTCTTATGTGACGATTTCTTTCTGCAGTTGACATCATCTCAGCCATTGAGTTTGATAAAAGTGGAGACCATCTTGCAACTGGTGACCGTGGAGGCCGAGTTGTTCTTTTTGAGAGGACTGATACTAAAGATGTGCGTTTCCTTTCTCTTCTGCGATATTTACTtcagtttttttatttgaagaGTTGTTTTGTGTTGTAATTCATTCTTGTTgcgatgtttttttttctttttcagcgTGGTGGATCCAGGAGGGATGCTGAGCAGATGGATTACGCAGTTAAGCATCCTGAGTTTCGATATAAAACAGAGTTTCAGTCTCATGAACCTGAGGTACATAACCGGATTCCACTTACGAGTTAGTGTGTTTCTAGTGCTACAGAATAATCTCGCTCTCCAATCTCTTTCAGTTTGACTATCTCAAGAGTTTGGAAATAGAGGAGAAAATCAACAAAATCAGATGGTGTCAGCCAGCAAACGGTGCATTGTTTCTGCTTTCCACAAATGATAAAACCATCAAATACTGGAAGGTGAGACATCTGGATGGTCTTTTAtcttatttcaaaatatattaggtGTGACATGTGAAAAGGTTCTAGAAACTGGGTGGTTATGCTTCCTAGACTCCATCAAGAAATAAAGCTGAATTGTTTTTTTACCCATCCACTCATTTTTTATCAAACAGGTACAAGAGAAGAAGATCAAGAAAATTTCTGAAATGAATATTGATCCGTCGAAAGCTTTTGGAGACAATCGACCAAGTCCAAGTAGCCCTCCTCAGTTACTTGCTAATGGAGTACATGACTACCTCAGCAAGGACTTCTCTTTCCCGCCAGGAGGCATCCCATCTCTGCGTTTGCCTATGGTAGTTGTACTCAATGCAATATTTTTTCCCCCTTTTACTGTCAAATGAAGTGAGTTTTAGTTTCAGGATTCTGAAAACTAAAGGCTATATAGATATCCAGTATGTTCACTATATTTTTTGGTGATGCCTTTAGCTTTTGTCCAGTAAAAAGAGTTGATCAAGTAACCTTTTTGATTGCTTTGTACTTAGAGACTGGAAGGTGTGGATGTATTCATCGTGTTGATGATCCTACTACATGAATTGTGAAACGTAGGAACTAGTTGGTTTTTCCCGTTTGTCGTAACTAGAGCTCAGTACCAACTTAGTGTCACGCATTACTCAATCGATACTTTGCTTGGAATAATTGGTTGTTCTGCATATTTAGGTGACTAGTCAGGAGACCAGCCTTGTGGCCAGGTGCCGAAGAGTGTATGCTCATGCTCATGATTACCATATTAATTCAATCTCAAATAgcaggtaattttttttttactaagtaTTCCCACAAGATATCTTTTAGATCACGTTTTAAAATGTATTTCTCCATAATTTTGTTCCTTGAGATAATGTATCGTTCCTCTAACTTTTGAAGCGACGGTGAAACCTTCATTTCGGCTGATGATCTGCGAGTAAATCTCTGGAATTTGGAGATCAGCAACCAGAGTTTCAATATTGTTGATGTTAAGCCCACAAACATGGAGGACTTAACTGGTATGCTTTCTTCCCTTACTTTGTTTGAAGTTATATCTGTTATTTTCTTTACATTGTTGCATATGTTTACAACCTCGCTCTCTTTTTTCACGTTTGCTACATAAAACATTTTGTGTGTTGACCATGTTTTTGAATACTACATGGTCTCTGCAGAGGTTATTACATCAGCTGAGTTTCATCCAATCCATTGTAATATGCTTGCATATAGCAGTTCAAAAGGCTCCATCCGTTTGATTGATATGAGGCAATCAGCTCTGTGTGATTCTCACACTAAATTGTAAGTTCTGTTCTCTTCATCTTTTATCGAAAAGGTCTTTTTTCTGGATATGTTCTAAGTAAGAAGGGGATATAAATAAGTAGTCAATGTCAGAAATGACTAGTAAGTGAAGATTATTAGGCTAAAGACCACTGACAATTGCTACTTCCTATCACAGGTTTGAGGAACCGGAAGCACCTGGTTCAAGATCATTTTTCACAGAGATAATTGCCTCGATTTCAGATATTAAATTCTCAAGGGATGGAAGATACATACTTAGTCGCGATTACATGACCCTCAAGGTTGGAAATCATCTGATTCTCTTGTGAATAGTTTTTCTGATAATGGCCCAATAGAGGTGTATCCTTAAGTATTTTCTGATATCTTTCCTATCTGACGTTTCAGCTATGGGACATAAACATGGATTCTGGTCCAGTTGCATCTTACCAGGTTCATGAACATCTGAGACCCAAGGTGAGAGCTTCTTTCTGTGGGCATCTCCCATTTGATGATTTTGTCCTGAAAACTAACCTCATTTATATTTTACCCGGCTGCAGCTATGCGATCTATATGAAAATGACTCCATCTTTGATAAATTCGAGTGTTGTGTGAGTGGTGATGGATTGAGAGTAGCAACAGGCTCTTACAGGTTTGATTGCTTGTCTTATGGTAAATTCAGTTCTATTCTATCTTATATAAGAGATGAATAACTGACACAATTTATTATGTGTGAAACCAGCAATCTATTCCGCGTATTTGGAGCATCTAAAGGAAGTACTGAAGCTGCAACTTTGGAAGCTAGCAAAAACCCAACGAGGTAAATCAGAAAACAGAGAACATAGATAGTTAAACACAAGTCATAGAAGTATATATTGACTAATCGCAACTCAATGGTTTATATATTAGGAGGCAAATCCAGACACCTGCAAGACCTTCCAGATCTATGACCAGTATGATTAGACGAGGTTAGTGGTAGTGGTCACAGTAAAACCCATTCAAGCTTTTACTGTTATCTTGTGGTGTGAAAAAAGTGTTTGGGTGCAGGATCAGAGAGCCCCGGAGCTGAGAATGGGAACGCAAACGATTTTACAAATAAGTTGCTGCATATGGCTTGGCACCCAACAGAGAACTCAATTGCTTGTGCAGCAGCAAACAGCTTGTACATGTATTATGCATGAACTGGAgatagagagaagaaaaaaacatggaACGAGCTTGCTCCAGTTTAACTTTCCCTTTCTGTGTTTTCTGGCTCtctatcttttctttctttctcttttaacTACCAAAGTGATGATGTAACTACAAAAGGTGTAGTAACAGAGTTATGCTATGAACAACACCAAACACTGATCAGTCACTGCGACGCAGGCCATGGAAGAAGCAACAGTATAATCTTTCAGGAGTTAGAAGGTACAAAATGTTGGGGAAGAAAAGAAGAGACCTTGTTGCCGaggataatatttttttcagtttcGACTCTATTACTCTTTTATTGTCTGTGATTTTATTAGGATGAGACGATTGGGAGGGTTGTGCTTCAAATTTGTTTATTGATTCTTTtgtcatatcttttttttttttacttgaacACACCTTATGATCTCTCTATGTCTCCTtttcaattatattttcagaCACCCTTTTTTGATTTTTACCAATAAAAAGTAGTTGTATCATCATATCATCAATTGTAGTAACAATATTATCATTGACTACAATTTCTTTTGCTTTCATTCACTCTTATGATGACTGTTTAGCAAGTTAATAGAGCAAAATAAGGGAGTATAAAGTCTGAGTTTTTTTACTAATAATTCTACTGAAAACGCATCTTTAAGTGTATAGGAGGATATAGTAGGCCTGGGCGTTCGGTCCCCCcgtcggattcggttcggtttaaacgggttttcggattttcggatGTAAGCCTAGAAGTCTCATTcggttttttaaaatttccgGTACGGTATCGGTTCGGAACCAACCGGGTTCGGATCGGTCCGGATAAAGCTCAGAAGATCCGCTTAAACCCGAAATTGAAATGGACCCGGTTCGGTTTCGGGTTTTGTaaccaaaataaccaaaaaatccCAAAAAAACCCGAACTACCCATTCATTAACACACCAAAACAGAACAAACTTTACTCTAAAACTTAGAAAGATACTGAAATTGAAAGCCACATAATAGTACAAGAGTATTAGACAACATGAATTAAACCATAAGCAAATCAAAATGCTCAGTCGATTTTGCATCTCCCCACTATGAAAATACAAACGATCGTTAACAGCTTCAGATTCATCTTTTTTGTTATGGTTTCTCAATCAAAAGATGATGTCAAAACCACCAGTAAACATAAAAGCACATATGTAAGTGAATAATAAGAACAAGAAATTACAGATAACAATgaaaaattaaagagaaaacaTGCATATAAAAGATGAATTAATGAAAAAAGCGAATCAAAAGACATGCAAATAGAAGATGTTTCTATTGATTTGGAATCAATTAAAAATTTCCAGAAaaaccgaagaagaagaaagaaaacttaTGAACCTGTGATTGATTTTGATTCTTCTAATTCTCAGGTAAAACATGAGACAGAGAGACAAAGAGATTTATAGttccattttattattataagatTGAATCAAAAAACTTTGTTCTTTTGGGATTAGGGTTGGTGGCCGAAAGGAAAacgagaacaagagagagaggaaaATACATAGAAATTATGTAAATGTAACAGCATATAACATAAAGAATAACATAAATCATATATAAGATCGGTTTAGCTCGGGTGCTTCGTTCGGACTCGGTTTACAACCGAACCGATCGGTTATCCGAAAGCCAAGAGGTTAagacccattcggtatttaGCATGGATCCGTTACCGATCCGAACCCGCTACTTCGGTACGGGTAAAGGTATGGGCTTCGGGTATAGTTATTTTCGCCCAGGCCTAGGATATAGTATGGAGAATATAGAATTGCCCTTCTTGAAACAATGCAGGGAACAAAACATATTGAAGTAAACCATTCAACTAGTTGGTCAAGTGATTAGTTATGTCTATAGGGTCGGTTTTCCACAAACATATTTACCTTGGTCCCTAAATTTTCAAAAGAATGTATAGTACCAAAATgtaatttcttttattattcATCTTAAAATGGTTATAGTTCACTAAATCTCATGATCAGCTTGGCATGTCTACCATGGATTTTCGTGGTGCTACAGATTTACAACGAAAATATttcgttttttatatattaccgATGGTTGTTATCTAAAGACGTGAGGAGAGAATAAAAGAAGCTTGTTTTGATGCGGATCTTCTGATAACGTCTAACAAAATATGTATATTCTACAGATAGAGAGATATACACACAATTACACAAACAGTGTTGTGTTG is part of the Brassica rapa cultivar Chiifu-401-42 chromosome A09, CAAS_Brap_v3.01, whole genome shotgun sequence genome and harbors:
- the LOC103842734 gene encoding transcription factor GTE5, chloroplastic-like, which encodes MLLSFFLLHTCLFPLYNLSRMIKAYAILAIPCYIASLGFSTSSSTFDHNRTKPMVAARHDRPVNVPLVSPSHSFASEDEDPMSKVVSLSSTSKREVKNLKLKLISEVDKVRIVITRFDPQGGNKKIETVKKSGHGGTVHIFRNCNNLLRKLMTHKYGWVFNVPVDAEGLCLRDYHTIVKEPMDLGTVKSKLGEGLYNSPLDFAEDVRLTFNNAILYNPMGNDVHSMAKFLLSMFEEKWVSIEVQLDSLPIVDPLPAPTVLKDRTLERVESMTTPVETPVDNRDLTLDEKRRLIEELQDLPCDKLETVVQIIKKSNPELSQQDDDEIELDIDSLDIQTLWELYRFVTGYKESLNNRKEDQGFGSERDAESAHNIIQEPADSDSDSSSGRGLDAGN
- the LOC103842735 gene encoding serine/threonine protein phosphatase 2A 55 kDa regulatory subunit B beta isoform isoform X2; the protein is MNGAAASSAGSPLEWRFSQVFGERTAGEEVQEVDIISAIEFDKSGDHLATGDRGGRVVLFERTDTKDRGGSRRDAEQMDYAVKHPEFRYKTEFQSHEPEFDYLKSLEIEEKINKIRWCQPANGALFLLSTNDKTIKYWKVQEKKIKKISEMNIDPSKAFGDNRPSPSSPPQLLANGVHDYLSKDFSFPPGGIPSLRLPMVTSQETSLVARCRRVYAHAHDYHINSISNSSDGETFISADDLRVNLWNLEISNQSFNIVDVKPTNMEDLTEVITSAEFHPIHCNMLAYSSSKGSIRLIDMRQSALCDSHTKLFEEPEAPGSRSFFTEIIASISDIKFSRDGRYILSRDYMTLKLWDINMDSGPVASYQVHEHLRPKLCDLYENDSIFDKFECCVSGDGLRVATGSYSNLFRVFGASKGSTEAATLEASKNPTRRQIQTPARPSRSMTSMIRRGSESPGAENGNANDFTNKLLHMAWHPTENSIACAAANSLYMYYA
- the LOC103842735 gene encoding serine/threonine protein phosphatase 2A 55 kDa regulatory subunit B beta isoform isoform X1 gives rise to the protein MNGAAASSAGSPLEWRFSQVFGERTAGEEVQEVDIISAIEFDKSGDHLATGDRGGRVVLFERTDTKDRGGSRRDAEQMDYAVKHPEFRYKTEFQSHEPEFDYLKSLEIEEKINKIRWCQPANGALFLLSTNDKTIKYWKVQEKKIKKISEMNIDPSKAFGDNRPSPSSPPQLLANGVHDYLSKDFSFPPGGIPSLRLPMVVTSQETSLVARCRRVYAHAHDYHINSISNSSDGETFISADDLRVNLWNLEISNQSFNIVDVKPTNMEDLTEVITSAEFHPIHCNMLAYSSSKGSIRLIDMRQSALCDSHTKLFEEPEAPGSRSFFTEIIASISDIKFSRDGRYILSRDYMTLKLWDINMDSGPVASYQVHEHLRPKLCDLYENDSIFDKFECCVSGDGLRVATGSYSNLFRVFGASKGSTEAATLEASKNPTRRQIQTPARPSRSMTSMIRRGSESPGAENGNANDFTNKLLHMAWHPTENSIACAAANSLYMYYA